A DNA window from Castanea sativa cultivar Marrone di Chiusa Pesio chromosome 7, ASM4071231v1 contains the following coding sequences:
- the LOC142643746 gene encoding uncharacterized protein LOC142643746, translated as MLLSSVFNTSAPCFIIIGSQRSGFPMRILPLCFWATLLFTASFCYGDHKTVEVVGLGECADCEQSNIKTKQAFTGLRVTIDCKPENGHFKTRGVGKLDKEGKFKVSVHHKIVKDGKLNEECYAQLHSASAAPCPAHNGLESSKVVFKSKAKGKYTFGLAGKLKFSPVTCTSAFLWPHYKYPPLPKLPPLPKLPSLPKFHHPYLKNFGHTFPFPPKVFPPLAPKVFPPIFKKPLPPPIPGFPPKVFPPLPPKVFPPIYKKPLPPPIPGFPPKVFPPLPPKVFPPIYKKPLPPPITGFPPKVFPPLPPKVFPPIYKKPLPPPIPIYKKPLPPPIPSFPPKVFPPLPPKVFPPIDKNPLPPPVPIYKKPLPPPVPIYKKPLPPPIPKFKVPLPPLPKKPCPPPIPVYKKPLPPPIPIYKKPLPPPIPKFKEPLPPLPKKPCPPPIPVYKKPFPPPVPIYKKPLPPPIPIYKKPLPPPIPIYKKPLPPPVPIYKKPLPPPVPIYKKPLPPPVPIYEKPIPPPVPIYKKPLPPPVPIYEKPLPPPVPIYKKPLPPPVPIYEKPLPPPIPIYKKPLPPPLPIYKKPLPPPIPIFKKPLPPPVPIFKKPFLPPIPIFKPKPPIFHKPLPPFPKVPPFFKKPWPPIPKLHPKYFPHPKFKKFPPLPPFPSHP; from the exons ATGCTACTTTCTTCAGTTTTTAACACTTCTGCTCCTTGCTTCATAATCATTGGGAGCCAAAGGAGTGGTTTCCCAATGCGGATTCTTCCTTTGTGCTTCTGGGCCACCTTGCTTTTTACAGCAAGTTTCTGCTATGGTGATCATAAGACAGTTGAGGTAGTTGGGCTAGGAGAATGTGCAGACTGTGAGCAGAGTAACATTAAGACTAAACAAGCCTTTACAg GGCTTCGAGTAACAATTGATTGCAAGCCAGAAAATGGACACTTCAAGACAAGAGGGGTAGGGAAACTCGATAAAGAAGGAAAGTTCAAAGTGTCTGTTCATCATAAGATTGTAAAAGATGGAAAACTAAATGAAGAGTGCTATGCACAGCTTCACAGTGCATCAGCTGCACCATGCCCTGCACATAATGGCCTAGAGTCTTCAAAAGTAGTATTCAAGTCTAAAGCCAAAGGAAAATACACGTTTGGGTTGGCTGGTAAACTCAAGTTCTCCCCTGTGACATGCACTTCGGCTTTCTTGTGGCCTCACTATAAGTACCCACCACTACCTAAATTGCCACCTTTGCCTAAGTTGCCTTCCCTTCCTAAGTTCCACCATCCATATTTAAAGAATTTTGGTCATACATTTCCCTTCCCTCCTAAGGTATTTCCACCACTAGCACCAAAGGTCTTTCCTCCCATATTTAAGAAGCCTCTTCCTCCACCAATACCTGGCTTTCCTCCTAAAGTCTTtccaccactaccaccaaaGGTCTTTCCTCCCATATATAAGAAGCCTCTTCCTCCACCAATACCTGGCTTTCCTCCTAAAGTCTTtccaccactaccaccaaaGGTCTTTCCTCCCATATATAAGAAGCCTCTTCCTCCGCCCATAACCGGCTTCCCTCCTAAGGTCTTTCCTCCATTACCACCAAAGGTCTTCCCTCCCATATATAAGAAGCCCCTCCCTCCTCCAATTCCTATCTACAAGAAGCCTCTTCCTCCGCCAATACCCAGTTTCCCTCCAAAGGTCTTtccaccactaccaccaaaGGTCTTCCCTCCCATAGACAAAAATCCTCTTCCTCCGCCAGTACCTATCTACAAGAAGCCACTTCCTCCACCAGTTCCTATCTACAAAAAGCCACTTCCACCTCCAATTCCAAAATTCAAGGTGCCACTTCCACCTCTTCCTAAAAAGCCATGTCCTCCACCTATTCCAGTTTACAAAAAACCACTTCCACCACCAATTCCTATCTACAAGAAGCCACTTCCACCTCCAATTCCAAAATTCAAGGAGCCACTTCCACCTCTTCCTAAAAAGCCATGTCCTCCACCTATTCCAGTTTACAAAAAACCATTTCCACCACCAGTTCCTATATACAAAAAGCCACTTCCACCGCCTATACCTATATACAAGAAACCACTTCCTCCACCAATTCCTATATACAAAAAGCCACTTCCACCACCTGTACCTATATACAAGAAACCACTTCCTCCACCAGTTCCGATATACAAGAAGCCACTTCCACCACCCGTACCTATATATGAAAAACCAATTCCTCCACCAGTTCCTATATACAAAAAGCCTCTTCCACCACCTGTACCTATATATGAAAAACCACTTCCTCCACCAGTTCCTATATACAAGAAGCCGCTTCCACCACCTGTACCTATATATGAAAAACCACTTCCTCCACCAATTCCTATATACAAGAAGCCACTTCCACCACCTTTACCTATCTACAAAAAACCACTTCCTCCACCAATTCCTATATTCAAGAAGCCACTTCCACCACCAGTCCCTATCTTCAAAAAGCCATTTCTGCCTCCCATTCCAATCTTCAAACCAAAACCACCAATATTCCATAAACCTCTTCCTCCGTTCCCAAAGGTTCCTCCATTTTTTAAGAAGCCATGGCCACCCATTCCCAAGTTGCATCCAAAGTATTTCCCACATCCCAAGTTTAAAAAATTCCCTCCCTTGCCACCTTTTCCTTCTCATCCTTAG